From a single Anaerolineales bacterium genomic region:
- a CDS encoding response regulator transcription factor yields MNQITLLIVDDHPLFRQGVVDALSLEPDMRIIAQSATGDDALELIRTKKPTVAVLDVNLPGMNGQQITHQVSQDRLGTRIILMTGYDDVEQAIHAALAGAHGYCSKDIEPQSLSRIIREVAEGKYVFANNVFTRRELELWVEDRMEGARRSYSEPGTPFHPLSDREMEVLACVVRGMSNKEIATLLGISHQTVKNHVTAILRKFGVEDRTQAVVYALKRGWVTLRDTNITS; encoded by the coding sequence ATGAACCAGATAACCCTTTTGATCGTTGATGATCATCCGCTGTTCCGGCAGGGCGTTGTGGACGCGTTGTCATTGGAACCTGATATGCGTATCATCGCCCAGTCGGCGACGGGGGACGATGCGCTGGAGTTGATCCGCACCAAGAAACCGACGGTTGCTGTTCTGGATGTGAACCTGCCCGGCATGAACGGTCAGCAGATCACGCATCAAGTATCGCAGGACAGGCTGGGGACCCGCATCATCCTGATGACCGGTTACGACGATGTGGAACAAGCCATCCATGCCGCGCTGGCTGGCGCGCACGGTTACTGCTCAAAAGACATCGAACCGCAATCCCTCTCCCGAATCATTCGTGAAGTTGCAGAGGGGAAGTATGTCTTTGCAAATAATGTCTTCACCCGCCGCGAACTGGAACTTTGGGTTGAAGACAGGATGGAAGGCGCGCGCCGTTCCTACAGCGAACCGGGGACTCCCTTCCACCCGCTCTCCGACCGTGAAATGGAAGTGCTGGCTTGTGTCGTGCGCGGTATGAGCAACAAGGAGATCGCCACCCTGCTCGGCATCAGCCATCAGACGGTAAAGAACCACGTCACAGCCATTTTGCGAAAGTTCGGCGTGGAAGACCGCACGCAGGCTGTGGTCTACGCCTTGAAGCGCGGATGGGTCACCCTGCGCGATACGAACATCACCTCCTAG
- a CDS encoding histidine kinase yields MSISETSGETFDYQGELDETQRALREITLMIEQSQGELAKLTQRNTAISTHLQQVQKQDAGIEEIKMAYDAALDAQQRLFVMRGQLEKLQNDKSHLEKYKSVLENAMAGGDSPGSSAASMNSKSQMAGIEMIVNAQEAERQRLSRQMHDGPAQALSNFILQTEIAMRLLDVDPGQAKDELGNLKTAAMGTFQKVRNFIFELRPMMLDDLGLVPTLRKYADAFKEQTGLDVSVLVTGTERRLEPYLEVMVFRAVQELLGNVARHSQATTVKVQADLGNDFLRISVDDNGKGFDPENLKDSTNLGLKLIRERAEMLGGSFEIDSTVGSGARISFTVQARS; encoded by the coding sequence ATGTCGATTAGTGAGACAAGCGGCGAGACGTTCGATTATCAAGGCGAATTGGATGAAACACAGCGCGCCCTGCGCGAAATCACCTTGATGATCGAGCAAAGTCAGGGGGAACTCGCCAAATTGACCCAGCGTAATACCGCAATTTCGACCCATCTCCAGCAGGTGCAGAAGCAGGATGCCGGGATCGAAGAAATCAAAATGGCGTATGATGCCGCCCTTGATGCGCAGCAACGACTTTTCGTCATGCGCGGTCAGCTGGAGAAATTGCAGAACGACAAAAGCCACCTTGAAAAATACAAGTCTGTGCTCGAAAATGCAATGGCTGGGGGAGATTCGCCGGGCTCATCTGCCGCTTCCATGAACTCCAAGAGTCAGATGGCGGGGATCGAGATGATCGTCAATGCGCAGGAGGCGGAGCGCCAGCGGCTCTCCCGCCAGATGCATGACGGACCCGCCCAGGCGTTGTCCAATTTCATTTTGCAGACCGAGATCGCCATGCGCCTTTTGGATGTTGACCCGGGGCAGGCGAAGGATGAACTGGGTAATTTGAAGACCGCCGCGATGGGGACGTTCCAAAAGGTCCGCAACTTTATATTTGAACTGCGCCCCATGATGCTTGACGATCTTGGGCTGGTGCCGACCCTGCGAAAATATGCCGATGCGTTCAAGGAACAGACCGGTTTGGATGTGAGCGTGCTGGTCACGGGGACGGAACGCCGTCTGGAACCCTATCTGGAAGTGATGGTATTTCGAGCCGTTCAGGAACTGCTTGGAAATGTGGCGCGTCACAGTCAGGCGACCACGGTCAAAGTACAGGCGGATCTTGGGAACGACTTCCTGCGCATCAGCGTGGACGACAACGGCAAGGGGTTTGACCCGGAGAACCTGAAAGATTCCACGAATTTGGGTTTGAAATTGATCCGTGAACGCGCTGAAATGCTGGGAGGAAGTTTTGAGATCGATAGCACCGTCGGCTCCGGTGCGCGCATATCCTTTACGGTTCAGGCAAGAAGTTAA